The Prunus dulcis unplaced genomic scaffold, ALMONDv2, whole genome shotgun sequence nucleotide sequence AAAATGCTTACTTAGTAAGAACAGAACCAAACCAAGGAAAAAATTTAAgtttcaagaaaagaaaaacgatGATCAATCAATGCAGCAAAGAAGTTCGTACAGCAACCAAGGAATTTTATGATGATTATTTTTCTAGTTGAATGCCGCAAGGAGAAGGCAGCAAGTTGTTGCATCTGCACGCTAAGTAATCAGTTAATTACCTAACACATCTCCAACATAGAAAGTTTTGCCATCAAGCCAAGCATAGTAATCGACTCCAGAATTCCAGCCTTCATCATCTCCAACAACATACTCTGTTGCCAAAACCATGCTAGGAAAAACGATAAGCGCAATCGCAAGAAGATCAGTGGCTCGTGCCATGTTGTTAAGCTGATATGATCTTTTCCATACCTTTGAAGGTAGAAATCACTTCTATAGGGCTGGCTTGCATGCTTGGCATAAACAGATATGTGTATAAACATATAGATAGGTTAAATAGTGCTTTGGTCATACCGTTGTGGTGAGAACATGAGAATATACAGTTGGGAGGTTCTTTGTCATCATGTTTATCAATTTTGGCTACAACATTACATGTTTCTCTAACTGTAAAATACAAACTCATGCTGATTTAGGGCTCATTTGGGAGTGATTCTTGATAGGCCAGAATCACTTCTGGGGAGAATAAGCTCCCATGTGCTTCtccatataatcactttaagtAATTTTAAGTGATTCTGAGCATAAACACCTCTTATGTGCTTctccataaaatcacttaaaaccaCTTGAAGTAATTATTTGGAGAAGTGATTCTCCATAGAAATGTTTTTTGGCCTATCCAGAATCAATCCCAAACGAACCCATACTTCAACACATGCTTGCAAAAATCATTATGAGAACCATTTCTTTTGTCATTTTAGCTTGCTGAATTCAGATGCTCAATCTTGGACTGATCACAAGCCATCCCAGGAAATCGGAACCCGATCAAAGGTTCGGCCCCAGAAATCCATTTTGTTCAAATAAACTTTCCGACAACAGCTAGAGAGCATCCTACTTGGAAGTCATGACTTTATCAGTATTTATATATCCATTCCGTCCTGTTAAGGAGTATTATTCTATACTAAGAAATTGCAATTTCAACGATAAGAATAGTTAATTCTAAGGTCACACCTGTAATACAAACAGCAGAGATGCTTGATGCTGCAAGAGGATATTTTGAACTTCAGACTTGGCTCCTGGGTTCTGGTGGCAAACATGAGGTATGCAAAGAATACAATATTGTTAAAATTCAGCCAATCATGAGACAAGATTTGTGACTTAAATAATTCTTGTCTTGGATGCATCTAGATTATCAGGataatcaaaattataatACTAAAAAAACTAGCAGCATTCATGATTGTTGTGTGGCCTATTAACACTCATAAAAAACCAAACTGAGCACCTCATGTGAAAAATCAATGATGTTAAGCAGAGTTCACAATGTCATGCAATCATTTTCAGTCTGTAAACCAAATGATGGAATGGGCATTCTGTGGAAATTATCATTGCATCCTAAGAAGGTTCAAAAGGGGATGACAATGAGCCGGATCGGGCGTGTGTAACGCATCGGATATACCGGGTCTGCCAtacttttttctatttaatagTTTTTCCTCAATAAAATGGTGGGAAATCATAATTTATTACATGTAAAATGCATCAACACATACTTATATTGCATAACACAACATATAATCCTACAACAATTAACACtactaaaacaaaaacacaaaattgcTAAAACGACCTCGTATTTTCGCTGCAAAAtcaatagaagaaaaatgagtCGGCACCTGTGGACCCCACACTTCACATGGCCCACAACCGGGAAGACTCGACTCTCTTTCCACACTCCACCGCTGCATGTGAACCCAAACAACGAGTACACCACCGAAttctttttaataataataaaatcgAGTCCACTCTCTAAACacttaaattttcaaaaccctttcaattttaaaaaacgcCAACAAAATCACAGCAAATTACAAACAGCCACCTCATCAGCTAGCCCAGCTGCTTAAAAGCCTTCTAAAGCAGATCGGAGAGGCCAGACCAGAGCCATCAGATCAGCCATGGCGAATCCGACGGTCATTGTTATTCTCATCGCCATCACCGCCACAGCTGCCACAGCAGCTGCGCCTCCGGCTACCCAATACACAAACCACACCGTCGGTGGGCCCACCGGCTGGTTCTTCAACGCCACCACCAACTCTTCCTTCGCCAATTACTCCTCTTGGGCCGCCTCCCAGACCTTCAATCTCGGCGATTACCTCAGTGAGCTAATTAACAATCTCAAACCTCAATGTAATATCATcacatttttaatttaattaattttaattttttattgtagTCTTCAACACAAGCACAAACCAGACGGTGATTGAAACCTACAACGAAACGGCATACCGTGGCTGCACGCCGGACGACGACTCGTTCGAGTACGGCGGCGGCAGCAATGCGTTCGGGGAGGCCCAGACCATCGCGGTACCGTTGACCCTCGAGGGTCCCGCCTACTACTTCTCCGGAGCCGGCGATGGCGAGCAGTGCCAGCAGGGCATGGCCTTCGCGATCCAAGTCAACAAGGGGCTCGGGTTGCCGCCGATCCTCAACCAACCTCCGCCTCCGCCGTACAGTGAGCCTCCGAGTGCTTCGACTCAGTCGCCGCCTATGACCGTCGCCGGAGATCAGACGCCGGGGAATGGAGGAATGAGAAGCGGTGCTAACATGCGCGAGGGGTTATTTGGGCTTCTTGCTTTGCTGCTGCTTCTTAGGCTGTGAGGATAAGATTTGTATTTTGCTTCTTGTTGTATGGTAGTTTTGTTATTTCGATTATTAGGCGAGGGTATTTGAAGATAATTTACAAGAACATCCTTGAGGTTTATTGTAGCACTCTCAAAATAAGGTTTAGGATTTGGAAATTACGACATGAAAGATTTTGATTATGATTGTGCGCTTTTCCTCATACAGTACTGGGGATGAGCAAGGTTCGGTTTGGTAATCAATGTAACATCATAGtttaaatttgtttggttTAAGTCTCGAACCAATATCACAAGTGAATCAATTCAATTTATTTGGTGACGgatttaattttagtttattattagaaaataaacaaatattcttGATTTTTGTTATTGTCGAAGTTAGGAAGAGATGAGGTTTTTTTTACACATACACACTCGTGCTATGGGGTTTTGAAAGCAAGTCAATGTTCTTTTCTACGACCTGAAACAAATATTCTTTATGAGAATGAAGTGAATTCTATACATTGATCAATTGTTGAgaaatcttcatacaaatgaaaatcgagaaattttaaaaaagaagtgaCATCAAACTTGAacggtttttttgttttgttttgttttggctcAGAAAACTTGAATGTCATTTGGTACCACGTCCTGCGGCGCAATGTCTTCAACAATCTACCAATGGGGTATTGGATATGGTGCACTGTACGGCTTAGAAAAGGACTAAAGAGTTATTCAATCAGTGCACTAAAGATAATAAGTTCCCAACTAAGAAGTACTTCCTTACTTGAAAATTTGAGGAGACTCTTATTTATACCATATTAGACCAAACAACTAGAAACAACTCTAAAATTGACTATGAAGTGCCTCCTTCAACTCTCCCACTAATTTATCCTTCACTGGTACGAAGACTGTTGCAGCATCAAGAAAATACAATCTGTCATATGCGAACACAACCACTTctacaaataaattttatcaTTAAGCACAAATAAGTCATATTTGTACTGTTTTCAAGAAAGCCACACTATAATTGTGTCATATTTGAATAGGATAGAGACGAGATTGTGCTATTatacttgtattttatttgtgCCGTTGTCAAAGCAAGCTAATAATTTATGCAGTGCAGCAATTTGAAACGTGATGGCTTCTATATTAGTTCCCATCTTAGTCCGAAACAGATTCCCAAAACCATTGAAGTGTCCAGCAAACAAACCAGTTCAATCAAAATGACCAGCAGGTCTTGTAAGAAACTGAATAATCCAAACATCAGGTAACATATAGAGGATCCAGTATTGGTCCATAGGAGTGAGCAGAGGAGAAGCAAAAATAGAACCAGGTCACAGCTTtagcaaaaattaaaataagcgGAAGTCAACAAAGACAAATTCAAATGTCTCAAACTAAGTtataggaaataggaaatttATTATTCTAGGTGGTGGCTATCCAAGgcttttttcatatttcacaATTTCTGATATCCGATTCGCAGATCATTGGCTTCTTCAAACTGCATGCATGGCTTCTATTTCGAACTTCATGACatttatttcttcttgttttggttgATTCATAATAGTTCAATGGGTTCATAATCCTCGCACTCACTGAGTCATAAGAATGAGAAACATTGTTATATACAAAATGCACTAGGTGCAAATTAAATGTTATtgataaaaacacaaaaaacatgAAGGAAACTTACGGTGTGAAGCAAAAAACAAGATTGAACCATTCAGAGCCCTTGATATCCACAGAATGAACAAATGAATCTATGGTCTTGATCATATGTTTTCCTCCTTTTCCAAGAACAATTTCAAACGTGGTGATACTAAGATATTGAACCTTGGGATGTGAATCGCACCAGCCAGTCTGGACATAGAAAAAGTCATGGTTTCCCAAATGAACCAAATAGTGTGTCATTTCGTTAAACCATGGCAGCAACGGACGCGCAATATCAAGGCCTTGCACTACAAATAGTTGCCTTAGGGAATATGAAATACCATTAACATCACATTGTTCCCCTATAAAGGAGAATGCTTTAATCTTTGCATCCCCATATAAGGCATATATAGTCTCGTTTACAACCATGGCCCTCCCTTCGAAAAGAGGAGCACAATGAGCAGAAGTGTCAATTTTCACTCGATTCCAATCCCTTCTACCTATGTGAAAAGCAACGACACTAAAACTCTCGTCCCTCAAGCCAgacaatgaaaacaaaataactcCATAACAAACAGCATAACCAGTCATTAGCATAGTGAGGTCATAATCATcataaaatggaaaagaagtCATTTGTTCCCAAACCTTATGATCAAAATTATATCTCCCAAAGGAGTATCCCGTAACTGGTGAGAAGTGTGATGAACATGCAAAATAATAAACCTTGCCATACGCACACACAATATTTTCTAGTAAGTTAGAGGATGGGATAGGAGGAATAGATGAACATTTTGACCAACTCCTCGTGTCAACAATAAATCCACCATCTTGTCCAATGCAGTATAATTTGGAATGGTTGAAAATCCGTGCAGCGTTAAGGCAAAAACCCTCGTGGAACTTGGCAACTTGTTTAACTACTGGGGGTTCATGAGTGACTTCTCCTCTGTGTGTGAATTTCACTTCGTAGACTGTATTAGTGCATTCTCTAGAAGACACGAATAAACATACAGATCTAGCTTCCTCTTGATTTACCGTTATTGATGTTTGCTCCCAATCCTCGGGCAAGCTGAGAGAAAATAGATGTATAGAACAAGTCAAGCAAGTTAATCATGTTTCAAAGATCTACCCTGCCTAGAGAGAATATATCTAGTCGAATAGAAACTGGttattatatatttcaagGAAATTATTCAAAATGCATGCAGGGAgagaaactaaacaaaaaagaaaagaaaaacaacaatgAGAATTCGGAACTGACCTTGGGTAAAAATCATCAGCCTCATGGTCAGAATTGCAGTCCTCAAACACTGCGGAAGGTGGAAGCGGAGTGGTTGTAGTTATGGCTGGACCGGGGTATGGTAAGCCAAACTCCTGCGTTATTGATTTCGACCAATCCAACAGTTGGCCCATAGTTTTCTCGATTTGCGATATCTTGTACCGTAGCTCATCTTGGCATGAACAAGCCATTTGACCCGAGGTACGCTCATCAAAGGCGGCCACGGAAAATTGAGATACATCCCCCATGATATGTGCTTTGCTATTGGAATGCTTAAATTGAGGCAAAAgggaatttagggtttgggaaTGCAGCGGCAGAATGGGTTTTGGGGATGCCGAATGCAaagtatgtatttatataatcaCCTAATTAATCTTGCCCTAAAACAGGAAACTAATCCTAAACCTACTAGAAATTCTCCGGAAGAGGCAAGGAAATTAATCTTTCCTGAACTGAAATAGGACATTTATTAGTAcgtaattttctattttattttttattttttggaaggAACAAACGGGAAACctttctgtttatttttttggaaggAAGAAACGGGAGACTTaatcagaaaaaatatgaagctttttgtttgttaCCCCCTTTTATGATTTTTCGGTTTGTTACTCTTTTTTATGAGATTGGGTTTTAGGGCCAATTTAAGTAAGTGGTTTAGTTCAAAGCCATATATAATGTACCGtcttctctccctccctcctctTGGATTTCTCTTTCACTCGgtatctttttttctttttcgctTCTCACTCTGGTTAATCAAAGGTGCCGTTGGAGGACTACTCCTTATATCATACGTTTTTGCTTCATCGTCAACAACAATCAAAGGTTACCTattatgttttctcatttatAAGCTTTACCTATTATGCTTTCTCCATATATCGTACGTTCTTGTTATTGCACCTGTTATGAgcattgaaatcaaataatctaaaaattttgaatcttaaaTTTTCAGGAAATGGAGGTTGATCGTGATTTAATTAACTACGATTACATCGATTACATTAAAAAACAATGGAGCgacaataatttaaaatacattGTAATGGGTTCTCGTATTAGCTTTTACAATTTTCGTGTTGATTATGCTAGCAAGAAACAACATTATGATGGAGAGCTGTTCTTAGAGGAAAATAATCAAGGTGGAATGCCCGTGACATTTATGAATATGGATGCTTTTAGAACTAAATTGAGTGTCGGAGAAATTTTTAGGTTGAACGTTAAAGTATGTAATAAAAGGATTCTCCGCCCATGGATGTATACGTTTTGCAAACAGAAGAAATCATTGGGTGATGTATGCAGTGCCAGTGAGGCTGAAAAGAATATGGTCAAGGGATGGTGGGGCTTGTGTTCTGACAAGTTTGATAACACACTCGATGAATGGCTGGTCGAATTACAAGAGAACGACATTAGTGATCCTGAAAAGTTCAACCTCCAATCTGCAAATAATTGCCTATCTGATTTCTGGCAGAGTACAATACGGTGAGCGTACGTAATAGTATTTTTGTTCTAGTGATATTATCTTATGATTTAGTTAACTAATGTATTTCATGATATGACAGGGAATTAATAGAGGCAATTGCTCACATTCATGATTCTGGACTCTTCCATGGTTCGTTGAACGAATATGATAATTATGTTGTTGTTGGAGACCAACTGAAACTATTTAACATCAATGGTTGCTTGGAGGGCCTTGGAGTACGTGATCGACATTCACGTAAAATCAAAGATTTCCAAGAGTTCAGGGACATTCTGAAGAATCTGCTGGCACCTAGTACTGAATGGCGTGAGCGTGATAGATTTCTTGATTGTTTTGACGCAGCTTCAAAGTTCAGGTGTGAGTTCT carries:
- the LOC117613248 gene encoding cucumber peeling cupredoxin-like: MANPTVIVILIAITATAATAAAPPATQYTNHTVGGPTGWFFNATTNSSFANYSSWAASQTFNLGDYLIFNTSTNQTVIETYNETAYRGCTPDDDSFEYGGGSNAFGEAQTIAVPLTLEGPAYYFSGAGDGEQCQQGMAFAIQVNKGLGLPPILNQPPPPPYSEPPSASTQSPPMTVAGDQTPGNGGMRSGANMREGLFGLLALLLLLRL
- the LOC117613249 gene encoding uncharacterized protein LOC117613249 — translated: MSGGVWKESRVFPVVGHVKCGVHRCRLIFLLLILQRKYENPGAKSEVQNILLQHQASLLFVLQHASQPYRSDFYLQRYGKDHISLTTWHEPLIFLRLRLSFFLAWFWQQSMLLEMMKAGILESITMLGLMAKLSMLEMC
- the LOC117613250 gene encoding uncharacterized protein LOC117613250; amino-acid sequence: MGDVSQFSVAAFDERTSGQMACSCQDELRYKISQIEKTMGQLLDWSKSITQEFGLPYPGPAITTTTPLPPSAVFEDCNSDHEADDFYPSLPEDWEQTSITVNQEEARSVCLFVSSRECTNTVYEVKFTHRGEVTHEPPVVKQVAKFHEGFCLNAARIFNHSKLYCIGQDGGFIVDTRSWSKCSSIPPIPSSNLLENIVCAYGKVYYFACSSHFSPVTGYSFGRYNFDHKVWEQMTSFPFYDDYDLTMLMTGYAVCYGVILFSLSGLRDESFSVVAFHIGRRDWNRVKIDTSAHCAPLFEGRAMVVNETIYALYGDAKIKAFSFIGEQCDVNGISYSLRQLFVVQGLDIARPLLPWFNEMTHYLVHLGNHDFFYVQTGWCDSHPKVQYLSITTFEIVLGKGGKHMIKTIDSFVHSVDIKGSEWFNLVFCFTPECEDYEPIELL